A genomic window from Methylorubrum extorquens includes:
- a CDS encoding MBL fold metallo-hydrolase: MRLQVLGCGDAFGSGGRFNTCFHVDASGGAFLIDCGASALIAIRRFGVEPNRIRTVFLTHLHGDHFGGLPWLILDGQLVSGRMEPLTVVGPPGTATRLPAAMEVLFPGSSTAERRFSVEVVEMEAGRPVETGGARATAFTMCHPSGAPAHALRIEAAGKVVSYTGDTEWVEDIVAAGRGADLMIAEGYTVERPVKFHLDWATLKRRLPEIAPKRLMLTHMSPEMIAHPPDGYIAAEDGLVVTL, from the coding sequence GGTTGCGGAGACGCGTTCGGCTCGGGCGGGCGCTTCAACACCTGCTTCCACGTCGATGCGTCCGGCGGCGCCTTCCTCATCGATTGCGGCGCTTCCGCGCTCATCGCGATCCGGCGCTTCGGCGTCGAGCCGAACCGCATCCGCACGGTGTTCCTCACCCATCTCCACGGCGACCATTTCGGCGGCCTGCCCTGGCTGATCCTCGACGGGCAGCTCGTCAGCGGCCGCATGGAGCCGTTGACCGTGGTCGGGCCACCGGGCACGGCGACGCGCCTTCCGGCGGCGATGGAGGTGCTGTTTCCCGGCTCCAGCACGGCCGAGCGCCGGTTCTCCGTCGAGGTCGTGGAGATGGAAGCCGGGCGCCCGGTCGAGACCGGGGGCGCGCGTGCCACCGCCTTCACCATGTGCCACCCCTCCGGCGCACCCGCGCACGCCCTGCGGATCGAGGCGGCGGGCAAGGTCGTCAGCTATACCGGCGACACCGAGTGGGTGGAGGACATCGTCGCGGCGGGACGCGGGGCGGACCTGATGATCGCCGAGGGCTACACCGTGGAGCGTCCGGTCAAATTCCACCTCGATTGGGCGACGCTGAAGCGGCGCCTGCCCGAGATCGCCCCGAAGCGGCTGATGCTCACGCATATGAGCCCGGAGATGATCGCGCACCCGCCGGACGGCTACATCGCGGCCGAGGACGGGCTCGTCGTCACGCTTTGA